The Candidatus Binataceae bacterium genomic interval TCGACTTTGCACGCCACGGCAGATTTGCGTGGCGACAAGCTCGCAATCGGGCAGTGGCGCCTTGGGAATCTCGTACTTACGGGAAAACTCTTTCGGCAAGTCGCCTCTGTCGAAGCACAACTCGTGAATTCCGGTTCACGCTCCGAACTCACCGCCGCAGTGAATTTGAAAGGAAGGCCGTCGTACCGGGCAGTAGTCACAATGAGCCGGATCGATCTTCGATCGTTCGCAGTGCAGCCTGGTCGCATGCCGGCTTCCGATCTGAATGCACGCGCAACGCTGCGTGGGACTGGTACGGATACGCACACGGCTGAGGCGGAAGCAACACTGCAATTCTCAAGATCGACGGCAGGAACGATCAAAATTGATCGCGGATCGCTGACCGCCGAACTTGCGCAAGGTGTGCTGCAATTCCGGGAGGCATCAGTCGAAGCACTGGACGCTTCGCTCACTGCGCGGGGCACGGTGGCGGTTTCCCAGGGGCGGCAAGGATCATTCACCTACACTCTACGGATTGGAGCAGTGGGGCCGTGGCTTGCGCTTGCTGGGCATCGCGGGAGCGGGCGTATCGAGCTTGCGGGCACCGTCGGTGGGACCGCAGATCAACTCAGAGCACGTGGCTGGGGTCAGACGTCGGCTTTTCAAATGGACACTTACTCCGCGCAACATGCCCGCGTGGCTTACGACGTGACGCGAGTTCAATCGGCGAATGTGCAAGGCCACCTAGAACTCACCGCCGAGAGCATAAACGCCTCGACGAAGTTCAAATCAATTGCCTCGACCGTTCAGCTCAACCGCGGCCTACCTCAAACCGCACAGATTTCGCTCAATGCGATCGACGAGATGTCGCGGCCGGACCATATCGATGCGCGATTGGTCTACCAACCTGACGATCTACGGATCAGCCTAGCGACGGTCTTGTTAACCACTCAGGGTGGTGCGTGGCGCTTGCAACGGGTTGCGGAAGTGCGCGTGCGAAACCGCGAACTGCAAGTCCAAGATTTTGTGCTCACAAGCGGCAACCAATCGCTCACTATCGATGGTGTTGCATCAGGCTCGGGAGCGCAAAATTTGCGAGTGAGTGCGAATCGTGTTTCGCTCGGTGCATTGGCCGCTATGTCGCCGAAACCGATTGCGATCGAAGGGCTCCTGTCGGTTCGTTCGCAGGTGTCGGGTACCGCCGCAGAGCCCCTCGTCCACTCAACCGCGACGATTGATGACCTGAGTGTTTCCGGACTGCGCTACCAGGGATTCGACGCGGATTTCTCATATGCGGCAAGAAAGGCGCTCGTCGATGTCTCCTTGCGACAGGACGATAGTCATTCGCTGCGTGCAAATGGAACCATACCGGTCGCGCTGGCGTGGTCACCTCGGTTCCAGGCGGAGCCCGCAGGTGAGATGGACTTGCGTGCCACCTCGCAGGGAATCGACCTCACGTTTCTCAACGCTTTCACGGCAGGTTCGGTACACAATCTCGAAGGCACGCTCGCGGTAGACGTGACGGCCCGCGGCACGGTGAAAGATCCGAGACTGCAGGGTCACCTCGATCTAAGCGCGAAATTTCTGATCAAGCCGTTAAACGTCTATGTGCGAGAGGCCGTCGCAAGGATCGAGGTCGACCCGCATCAAATCCGGCTCGCCAATCTGCGCGCCACCGCCGGCGACGGAATCCTGAGCGGCAGAGGGACTATCGACCTAGAGCGGTACTCGCCGCGACAATTGAGTGTCGCGGTGTCCTTCGACAAGTGGCCCGCGATTGCCACTCAAGAATACAGCTCGACCATCGCCGGAGCTGTGAACTGCTCAGGCCCGACGCAGAGTCTCAGCGTATCCGGAGCTATCGAATCGCTTTCCGGTCTGGTTCGGCCTGACATTTCGCTGTTCCAGCAGCAATCACTGAAGCCTGATGAGACCATCCAGGTGGCGCAATCAGATGTCGAGCAGAAGCCGCCGACTGCGGCTTCGACTCCCACTGGCCCGGCGCCTCCGTCGGGTGACGTTGCCATCGACCTTGGGATCCAGATCGACCGGAACAACTGGATCAAGACTGATGAGGCGCAGATCGAACTTCAGGGCAAGCTTCAGGTTAAAAAACCGACGCATGCCTCGGTGGATGTGACCGGCGTGATTCACACGGTCCAGGGTAATGTGCGGGTGGCGAGCAAGAGCTTCGATCTCGTGCGCGGGGACATCAATTTTGTGGGCGGAGCCGGGATAGATCCCTTGCTGGACATCCGGGCGCAGAAGCGAGTGCAAAATTACACGGTCTCGGCCGACATTACCGGGCCTGCATCCAAGCCCAACCTGGCGCTGAGCAGCTCACCGCCAATGGAGCAGGCAGACATCCTGGCGATGGTGATGTTCGGAAGGCCAGTCAGTAAGCTCAACGGTTCGCAGCAGCAGAATCTCCAGAATCAGGCGATGCAGATGGCGGCATCACAGGCCGGACGCGCGATTGCCGACTCACTCGGGCTGGAGGACATAGGCATAACGACGACTGAAACGGGAGGCGTGGGCGTCGGGCGCTATGTCGGCCAGAACATCTACTTGTCGGCGTCACAGGAGACGGTGGATCCGCGCAAACGCCGCGGCGCGTTCAGTTATCACCTGACTCCTGAGATCAATATTAACACCTCGACTTCCGTTGGTTACGGCAATCAGATCGAGTTGCAATGGCACAAGGATTACTGAGTCTT includes:
- a CDS encoding translocation/assembly module TamB domain-containing protein, whose product is IHPRARLATNPDGRWNVVAAFTPRNPVLSNQGTSYRVSIHRFKIIGADVDIEHASRKWRLSNARLEASAQIQPRGLEFQLHTLDSRIDGAGLPETILHTEFALHQTRGVASATLSTLSLRTQASEIEASATLADLAKLRGEGVVHIRKLAASDLRTIDSRLDLARDIVGTINIKGEISAARLQAAISAAGARTVLNARARASGGSYDYDASLSLSGLNAGELFHASRNQRLPRGPISGVVHAQGNMRDFSTLHATADLRGDKLAIGQWRLGNLVLTGKLFRQVASVEAQLVNSGSRSELTAAVNLKGRPSYRAVVTMSRIDLRSFAVQPGRMPASDLNARATLRGTGTDTHTAEAEATLQFSRSTAGTIKIDRGSLTAELAQGVLQFREASVEALDASLTARGTVAVSQGRQGSFTYTLRIGAVGPWLALAGHRGSGRIELAGTVGGTADQLRARGWGQTSAFQMDTYSAQHARVAYDVTRVQSANVQGHLELTAESINASTKFKSIASTVQLNRGLPQTAQISLNAIDEMSRPDHIDARLVYQPDDLRISLATVLLTTQGGAWRLQRVAEVRVRNRELQVQDFVLTSGNQSLTIDGVASGSGAQNLRVSANRVSLGALAAMSPKPIAIEGLLSVRSQVSGTAAEPLVHSTATIDDLSVSGLRYQGFDADFSYAARKALVDVSLRQDDSHSLRANGTIPVALAWSPRFQAEPAGEMDLRATSQGIDLTFLNAFTAGSVHNLEGTLAVDVTARGTVKDPRLQGHLDLSAKFLIKPLNVYVREAVARIEVDPHQIRLANLRATAGDGILSGRGTIDLERYSPRQLSVAVSFDKWPAIATQEYSSTIAGAVNCSGPTQSLSVSGAIESLSGLVRPDISLFQQQSLKPDETIQVAQSDVEQKPPTAASTPTGPAPPSGDVAIDLGIQIDRNNWIKTDEAQIELQGKLQVKKPTHASVDVTGVIHTVQGNVRVASKSFDLVRGDINFVGGAGIDPLLDIRAQKRVQNYTVSADITGPASKPNLALSSSPPMEQADILAMVMFGRPVSKLNGSQQQNLQNQAMQMAASQAGRAIADSLGLEDIGITTTETGGVGVGRYVGQNIYLSASQETVDPRKRRGAFSYHLTPEININTSTSVGYGNQIELQWHKDY